The proteins below are encoded in one region of Silene latifolia isolate original U9 population chromosome 2, ASM4854445v1, whole genome shotgun sequence:
- the LOC141641019 gene encoding uncharacterized protein LOC141641019 → MDPIKYLFEKPVLNGRMSRWTLMLSEFDLKYVPLKAIKGKVVADFLADNPVEETDIVDTWSFPYEDIVHVEDDVWDLYFDGASNNMGCGICVLIISPRGEHVPVSIKLDFAVTNNTAEYEACLLGLQSANKLGVMKLTWVEDRSYKVLNAKQVAKFIQNDIICRYGVPHEFISDHGTHFQAETASILEKYKIKHHKSSPYRPQANGAVEAANKTVATILRKMSDNYKEWPEKIPFALWGYRTSIRTATGATPYYLVYGMEAVQPVELKVPSLRILLESQVPEADWVQARYDSLVLLDERRLNALYHVQLYQKRIERAFNKKVKPKGINEGDLVLKSVRALLPVDPRRKFKPN, encoded by the exons atggaccccatcaagtacttgtttgaaaAGCCGGTGCTAAACGGCAGAATGTCAAGATGGACCCTCATGCTATCGGAATTCGATCTAAAATATGTGCCGCTGAAAGCGATAAAAGGAAAGGTCGTTGCCGATTTCCTGGCCGATAATCCAGTCGAAGAAACTGACATTGTTGACACTTGGTCATTCCCATATGAGGATATTGTCCATGTCGAAGATGATGTATGGGATCTATATTTCGATGGGGCTTCGAATAACATGGGATGCGGAATATGTGTCCTTATCATTTCACCGAGAGGAGAGCACGTACCAGTTTCGATCAaattggacttcgccgtcacaaaTAACACCgcggaatacgaagcatgcctacttGGTTTGCAGAGCGCTAACAAGTTAGGAGTCATGAAGTTGACA TGGGTAGAGGACAGGTCTTACAAAGTGCTAAATGCGAAGCAAGTAGCCAAGTTTATTCAGAATGACATCATCTGTCGGTACGGAGTGCCGCACGAGTTCATCAGTGATCATGGAACTCACTTTCAAGCTGAGACAGCCtctatacttgaaaagtataaaatcaagcatCATAAGTCATCCCCATATCGACCTCAGGCAAATGGAGCAGTGGAGGCCGCTAACAAAACGGTGGCTACTATATTGAGAAAGATGTCTGACAATTACAAGGAGTGGCCGGAGAAGATACCCTTCGCGTTGTGGGGATATAGAACATCCATTAGAACAGCCACAGGGGCAACCCCGTACTATCTAGTTTACGGGATGGAAGCAGTACAACCAGTCGAACTGAAAGTACCCTCCCTGCGCATCTTGCTCGAAAGCCAGGTCCCGGAAGCGGATTGGGTCCAAGCTAGATATGATTCGTTGGTGTTACTTGATGAGCGTCGATTGAATGCGTTGTATCATGTTcagctctatcagaaaaggatagagcgggcttttaacaagaaggtgaagcCCAAGGGAATTAATGAAGGCGATTTAGTTCTCAAGTCAGTAAGGGCTCTATTACCAGTCGATCCAAGAAGGAAGTTTAAGCCTAATTAG